The following are encoded in a window of Vicinamibacteria bacterium genomic DNA:
- a CDS encoding helix-turn-helix transcriptional regulator, with the protein TTEERIERVERFLIEQLALHQKGDIAPAVRHLWQRRGQVRICEMTRELGIGERQLQRKFLEYIGATPKQTARLVRFIHAYQKLRQPFESLTRAAHLSGYYDQAHFIREFKEFSGLTPRQLLSRSQVSSFEL; encoded by the coding sequence GACGACCGAAGAGCGAATCGAGCGGGTCGAGCGCTTTCTGATCGAGCAGCTCGCACTTCATCAAAAGGGCGACATCGCTCCAGCCGTCCGCCACCTGTGGCAACGGCGCGGCCAGGTCCGCATATGCGAAATGACCCGCGAGCTCGGCATCGGTGAACGCCAGCTCCAGCGGAAATTCCTCGAGTACATCGGTGCGACGCCGAAGCAGACGGCCCGCCTGGTCAGGTTCATTCATGCCTACCAGAAGCTCCGCCAGCCTTTCGAGAGCCTGACCAGGGCCGCCCATCTGAGCGGTTACTACGACCAGGCGCATTTCATCCGCGAGTTCAAGGAGTTCTCCGGCCTGACCCCGCGCCAGCTGCTCTCCCGCTCCCAAGTTTCTTCTTTCGAGCTTTGA